Proteins encoded together in one Penaeus vannamei isolate JL-2024 chromosome 9, ASM4276789v1, whole genome shotgun sequence window:
- the LOC113804713 gene encoding probable E3 ubiquitin-protein ligase DTX2, which produces MLKLLNDFWWFVKGSVQKKGTQNTMRTLRSKTYCVPGRAGPSFRVPGESQQEWVVPNPPPVPQTLSSAVEQLLETYTRAHSTPPDEPCPICMCSLQCPSDCSSQELTEDEGVVKMTKCGHSLHKLCARMMAESKQYFIPCPMCKTVHGVRRGNQPDGIMEVRTVNDNLPGFDCGTIVITYRFGGGIQGQGHPNPGHPYRAHAFPRRAFLPDNERGNKILQLLEVAWQRRLIFTIGTSVTSGLENVITWNEIHHKTEWEDFHGHGYPDPAYLDNVTMELELQGVTEADLESNVNQSQE; this is translated from the exons ATGCTGAAATTACTGAATGATTTCTGGTGGTTTGTGAAGGGCAGTGTACAAAAAAAGGGAACGCAG AACACTATGAGGACCTTAAGAAGTAAAACATATTGTGTTCCTGGAAGAGCTGGCCCTTCATTTCGCGTCCCAGGAGAGAGCCAGCAGGAATGGGTAGTGCCAAACCCCCCTCCAGTGCCTCAGACATTATCGTCTGCTGTGGAACAG TTATTGGAGACGTATACCAGAGCTCACTCGACCCCACCCGATGAGCCTTGTCCGATATGCATGTGCAGTCTTCAATGTCCAAGTGATTGTAGCAGTCAGGAATTAactgaag ATGAAGGTGTTGTTAAGATGACAAAGTGTGGCCACTCGCTTCACAAGTTGTGCGCGAGAATGATGGCAGAATCGAAGCAATATTTCATTCCCTGTCCTATGTGTAAAACTGTCCATGGTGTGAGACGAGGAAATCAACCTGACGGAATAATGGAAGTCAGGACCGTAAATGATAATCTTCCTGGATTTGACTGTGGTACTATCGTCATCACATACAG GTTTGGAGGGGGTATACAAGGTCAAGGACACCCAAATCCAGGTCATCCCTATCGAGCACATGCCTTCCCACGTCGTGCCTTCTTGCCAGATAATGAGAGAGGAAACAAA ATCCTACAGCTGTTGGAGGTTGCATGGCAGAGACGTCTCATATTCACAATCGGCACATCCGTAACTAGTGGCCTGGAAAATGTCATTACATGGAATGAAATCCACCATAAAACAGAATGGGAAGATTTCCATGGTCATGGCTATCCCGACCCAGCCTATCTAGATAATGTTACCATGGAGTTGGAGCTGCAAGGTGTGACAGAGGCTGACCTGGAGAGTAATGTAAACCAAAGCCAGGAATAA